CCGCTCCATCTTGCGGGAGATGCTGTCCCAGACCGCACCCTGATCCGCCTGCCTGGACTGGTTGGTTTTGTAGCTCGCACTCACATGATCCATCCGTTCGGCCCGACCCTCGGCAAATTGCATTTGCCTGGAAGGAGCGAAATCTCGGCCATCGTGGCGCCATCTTCCGGCTTCCACACAGGACACCGGGATGAGCAGGTCACTCTTGGCTGCGACAAGAATGGACAGGTTCATGATCCGGTTCTGCTTTGCCCCCTTGATTTCCTCTCCGTCCAGAAGCAGCACCGGGCGTTCGCAATGATTGATGAACCGCAACTGATTGACGTCGCCCGACTCGGAAACCTCATCCACATGGGCGCAACCGGATTTGAGGGCTTCTTCCAGAAGCAGATAGGCAATGTCGGTCGATTCGCCAAACAGCGGGACCATGGCCAATCCTTGAAATGCAACCACATCTCCAAGTGTAAACGACGACAATCTCATCGTGACCGTTTCCATCTCCACCCTCCCTTTGGCTTTGTTCATCAACGTTTCAGCGAGAAGGATGAAGACTACAATCTCCCTGTTCCATAATCAGGAACAGAGTGAAATATTTTTTGTCACAAAATAACAGCAAGTTGGATGGTCGTTCAAAAAAGCGTTTTTGACCTCCTAAAAAATGCTTGCCCAAGTAGCGGGTTAGCGGTCATGGTTCTCACCACATAAAGGGGGGATCATGCCACCGAAACACGATCAGTTTGCAAGCCCGGCTCAGAAACTCCTGGGGCTTTTTGGAGCCTTACTGTTTACGGGAAGAGAATATTCCCTGACAGGGCTGGCCGGGATGCTGGGATGCTCCAAGCAAACCGTCCTGCGCATGATGGAGAGTATTGAGCGTAGTCGGGAAGTGAAGATTGAAAGCAGGTTCTCTGATGACGGGCAACGTTGGTACAAGGCCAGGACGCCCCGGATCAGGCCCAACGTTTCTCTGACGCCGGAGGGGATTCAGCACTTGGTGTTGTGCCGGGATATGGTCATGCATCTGCTGCCCAAGGGACTTCGCGACGAGATCGAGAACACCATTGCCAGGTCAACGGCGTTTCTCCCGAATTTGCACGACCGCGGCGACGCACTGGTTTCCATCTCCAAGGCCATGGTCAAGGGGGCCATCGACTACACCCCGCACCAGGAGACCATTGAGCGCCTGTTTCAGTGCATCCGGAACAAGACGGTCTGCGAGCTGACCTATCAATCGTCCACGGCAAGTCATCCCAAGACCTACAGCTATGCCCCCTTGAGGATGGTTTCCTACCGCGAGGCCCTGTATGTCAGCGGAGCCAAGGTTGCCGAGGAAGGTTCGCCGGAGATCGTGATGCGCACGATCCTCTGTGTCCATCGCATCAAGGAAGTGGTCCCGACCATCCGGGTGCATGCTCTGAAAGAGGAAGATGAAGGAGAAGGCCAATTCGGCTTTATGTGTCTGGAACCGTTCAGGGTGCAGGTCAAGTTCGCGCAAGAAGTGGCGGCTTATGTCTCGGAACGGACCTGGAGCGAGGACCAGGTTGTCAGACAACTCAAGAACGGCAAGACCATCCTGGAATTCACGGCCCGCAGTCGTCCGGAAGTGGTGTCATGGGTGCTGAGCTTTGGTCGCCATGCACTTTTGCTCAAACCCAAGGACTTGCGCGAAGATTTGATCAGCGTGATCGAGGCGATGCAGGGCCAGTACCAGGGCAAGAAATAGCAGAGGAGGAAGGAATCAATGGGCACAATGACGGCACAGATGCTCATTACCCGCAAGGAACATTCCGGCGGCGTGAATTCACGCCTGGCCCTGCTTGTCGGTCTGCTGACCATGCTCGGCAAGTGGGCCCAGCTTGTGGGGCATGTACGCTATTACCGGGATCGCCAGGCCGGACACTGGGCCCGGCTCATCGAGTACAAGGGGCCTGCCCAGGCCGGCGGAGCAGGGGAGGGGGCTCATTCCGGCAGGGCCGCACAGGCGGATACGTCGGCCTGGGCCGCGGACCGGGCCCGTTATCTGCACCATGCTTTTTTCGGGAGCAGTCCCTGTGGGCACTGGCGTGTACCGTTTCGGCCAGTGGAAGGATCGCCGCAGACGGGGATCGTCCCGCTGGCTTCTGGATCGCCTG
This genomic window from Desulfonatronum thioautotrophicum contains:
- a CDS encoding ARPP-1 family domain-containing protein, whose product is METVTMRLSSFTLGDVVAFQGLAMVPLFGESTDIAYLLLEEALKSGCAHVDEVSESGDVNQLRFINHCERPVLLLDGEEIKGAKQNRIMNLSILVAAKSDLLIPVSCVEAGRWRHDGRDFAPSRQMQFAEGRAERMDHVSASYKTNQSRQADQGAVWDSISRKMERMNLHSPSAAMADVYDQSEERLKGYVQALPFAENQVGAIFGIHDQAVGLECFDSTTTYFRMHEKIVRSFALDAMERKGRDEVFSTEQAAAFLNNVIASPMENFDALGLGQDVRIMASSVRGGALVENGRVIHLCAFHVSEGVQTKNPSSRLARSSRRGQRY
- a CDS encoding helix-turn-helix transcriptional regulator: MPPKHDQFASPAQKLLGLFGALLFTGREYSLTGLAGMLGCSKQTVLRMMESIERSREVKIESRFSDDGQRWYKARTPRIRPNVSLTPEGIQHLVLCRDMVMHLLPKGLRDEIENTIARSTAFLPNLHDRGDALVSISKAMVKGAIDYTPHQETIERLFQCIRNKTVCELTYQSSTASHPKTYSYAPLRMVSYREALYVSGAKVAEEGSPEIVMRTILCVHRIKEVVPTIRVHALKEEDEGEGQFGFMCLEPFRVQVKFAQEVAAYVSERTWSEDQVVRQLKNGKTILEFTARSRPEVVSWVLSFGRHALLLKPKDLREDLISVIEAMQGQYQGKK